The genome window CGTCATCCATCAGCTCGCGGATACAGGTGATCGGTCGCAGCAACAGATACTCATATTTCGTGTACCAGCAGGCAATGAAAGCATCCGCCACCGCCATCCCGACTCTGGCATAGCATTCCGCCGCCTGTCCGAGATTGGCACCTTCCTGCTCCAGCACCTGTCCGGCAATTGACAGCGAGTGCCCCGGCGGCGTCATCGTGGCGCCAGGATTGTCCGCCCAGAAATTAGCGACAGCCTGTTGCTCTGCCGTTAGGATCTTGGTCGTGTTGTAGACCTCGATCATCTCACTATAGAACGTCGATCCGATCGCCTCGGAATACTGTGGCGGCGGTCCCGGCAAGCACTGCGCGCCGTTGCTGAGCACGAATGGCCGCAGATTGCCCCAGCAGGGCTGCAGCGCGGAGGCAAACGCCGGCGGCGTCGGTGCCCAGATTCCGGCGCCGGTGGGCGCCGTCCAGGCGCAATTGTTCAACGTTGGATAGCCGTCGTTGAGCGCCCAGCCGAAAATTGCCAGCCCGACCAGCTTCCCGCGCTCCACCGAGCGGGTGTGCGTGGCCTCATCCGTTTCGGCGGCGAAGTCAGCATTGTTGGCGTCCTCTCTGGCAGAAATCGCATTCAGCGTCGTCGAGGTCGAATTCGCCAACAGACTG of Candidatus Zixiibacteriota bacterium contains these proteins:
- a CDS encoding vanadium-dependent haloperoxidase; translated protein: MNVRFLGSVLLLLATLILAGCGSDGNPVSPGPAADEYDADVAIGWVQLTMDLVKAERLSPPVAARLYGYTTVTLYEAVVHGMPANRSLVGQLNDLSELPEFGNDRYHWPTVANAAVATILRSLLANSTSTTLNAISAREDANNADFAAETDEATHTRSVERGKLVGLAIFGWALNDGYPTLNNCAWTAPTGAGIWAPTPPAFASALQPCWGNLRPFVLSNGAQCLPGPPPQYSEAIGSTFYSEMIEVYNTTKILTAEQQAVANFWADNPGATMTPPGHSLSIAGQVLEQEGANLGQAAECYARVGMAVADAFIACWYTKYEYLLLRPITCIRELMDDEWTSPIATPPFPEYTSGHSVQSGAVAEVLTAMFGDDYA